A segment of the Acidobacteriota bacterium genome:
CGACGGCGGACTGCGGCTACAAGGCCGCGGCGGCGGCGACGTCAGACCCGGTGCAGGAAGGCAACGTGGGGGCGGGCGCCGGCGCAACGGTTGGCAAGATGGGCGGTCCGGGGCGCGCGACGAAGGCGGGCATCGGCTCGAGCGCCATCGTCATGGCAGACGGGCTCGTCGTCGCGGCGCTCGTGGCGGTGAATGCCGTCGGCGACATCGTCGATCCGGCGACGGGCCAGGTGCTCGCGGGCGTGCGGACCGAGGACGGCAAGCGCTTCGCCGACGCGCGCACGATCGTGCGCCGCGGCGAGCTGGTCATCAACGAGCATCCGATCGAGAACACCACCATCGGCGTGGTCGCCACCAACGCGCGGCTGACGAAGGTGCAGGCGAAGAAGATCGCGCAGATGGCGCACGACGGCTACGCGCGCGCGATCGCGCCGGTGCACCTCCCCGACGATGGGGACACGATCTTCTCGATGGCGACGGGCCGGTGGGAGGGAACGGTCAATCTGTCGCGCCTGGGGGCGCTCGCCGCCGACGTCATGGCGCGTGCGATCGTGCGCGCGGCCACCGAGGCGCGAGGTCTCGGGGGGCTGCCGTCGAGCCGGGATCTCAGGGAATAAGTGGGACAGTCACACTTTCCCCAGTAACGGCCCGGGAAAGTGTGACTGTCCCACTTATTCCCCAGTAACGGCCCGGGAAAGTGTGACTGTCCCACTTATTCCGCACCCGCCGCCGCCTGTCATATGACGCGCCCTGCCGTTGAACGTTCCCCCCAGCGCCCTCTATCCTCGTGTGGTCTGCGTTAACGCAGGCGCTTATCCAGAGTGGCTGAGGGAACAGGCCCGATGAAGCCACAGCAACCAGGCCCGAGTGCCCCGGTGCTAATTCCTGCCCGAACCCGGGAGAGATAGGACCAAAGGCTGGCGACTCCGCCGCCTGACGTCTTTCGTTCCCAGAACAGCGCCGGTCGTCCTAGCAGTAGGGGTGTGTCCGCAGTCTCGGCTGAGCCACGTCGCAGCGGCCGCATAAGGAGAAGACATGAAGTTCGCCACGAAGACCATTCACGCCTCGCAGCCCTCCGAGCCCGGCACCGGCTCGCTGATGGCGCCCATCTTCCAGACCTCGACATACGAGCAGGATGAGCCGGGCGTGCACCGCGGATTTGACTACTCGCGCACGAACAACCCGACACGCGCACGGCTCGAGCACGTCCTCGCGGACCTCGAGGGAGTGCCCCACGCGGCGGCGTTCGCGTCAGGTCTCGCGGCGGAAAACGCCGTGCTGCAGGCATGGCTCAAGCCGGGCGACGAGATCGTCATTCCGCTCGACGTGTACGGCGGAACGTACCGAATCCTCAACCAGGTGTACCAGCCGATTGGCTGCGTCATCAAGCAGGTCGACCTGTCGGATCCCCGCGCGCTCGAGGGTGCCGTTTCGGCGAAAACGCGCCTTGTCTGGGTGGAGTCGCCGACCAATCCGCGCCTCCTGGTTTACGATCTTGAGGCGATCGCCCGCGCCGCCCACGCCTGCGGCGCGCTGCTCGTTGTCGACAACACCTTCGCGACACCGTACTTCCAACAGCCCTTCCAGCTCGGCGCCGACATCGTTGTTCACAGCGTCACGAAGTACCTGGGCGGCCACTCGGATCTGATCCAGGGGGCGGTGCTCGCGCGCGAGGCGCACATCTTCGAGCCAATCAAGTTTCTTCAGAACGCGACGGGCGCGGTGCCTTCGCCGTTCGACTGTTGGCTCACGCTTCGCGGCCTGAAGACGCTCGAGTTGCGCATGCAGCGGCACGCGGAGAATGCCACGGCGATCGCCGCAGCGCTCGATGGTCACCCGCTTGTCAAGCGCGTGTACTTTCCGGGTCTTCCCACGCATCCCGGCCACGACGTGGCGCGCAGGCAGATGTCGGGCTTCGGCGGGATGGTGTCATTCGAGCTGGACGGCTCGGTCGACGAGGTCGTGCGGCTCGTGTCGTCGCGCCGCTACTTCGCGCTCGGGGAGAGCCTGGGCGGCGTGAAGTCGCTGATCTGCCATCCGGCGCGGATGACGCACGCGTCGATCCCGCCGG
Coding sequences within it:
- a CDS encoding P1 family peptidase translates to MRTFGTVLCVAVAGGILAAQGPTPANRTLTAVEGLKVGHVTLAARPTGCTVVLAEQGAVAAVDVRGGAPGTRETDLLDPVNMVQQVHAIVLAGGSAFGLDAASGTVKYLEERGIGFDVRIAKVPIVPAAILFDLGFGGDAKIRPTADCGYKAAAAATSDPVQEGNVGAGAGATVGKMGGPGRATKAGIGSSAIVMADGLVVAALVAVNAVGDIVDPATGQVLAGVRTEDGKRFADARTIVRRGELVINEHPIENTTIGVVATNARLTKVQAKKIAQMAHDGYARAIAPVHLPDDGDTIFSMATGRWEGTVNLSRLGALAADVMARAIVRAATEARGLGGLPSSRDLRE
- a CDS encoding aminotransferase class I/II-fold pyridoxal phosphate-dependent enzyme, whose protein sequence is MKFATKTIHASQPSEPGTGSLMAPIFQTSTYEQDEPGVHRGFDYSRTNNPTRARLEHVLADLEGVPHAAAFASGLAAENAVLQAWLKPGDEIVIPLDVYGGTYRILNQVYQPIGCVIKQVDLSDPRALEGAVSAKTRLVWVESPTNPRLLVYDLEAIARAAHACGALLVVDNTFATPYFQQPFQLGADIVVHSVTKYLGGHSDLIQGAVLAREAHIFEPIKFLQNATGAVPSPFDCWLTLRGLKTLELRMQRHAENATAIAAALDGHPLVKRVYFPGLPTHPGHDVARRQMSGFGGMVSFELDGSVDEVVRLVSSRRYFALGESLGGVKSLICHPARMTHASIPPEARAALGLSDTLVRLSTGCENAGDLVEDLLEGLAEIEKDRNAERELTGVRG